A genomic region of Pseudomonas sp. RSB 5.4 contains the following coding sequences:
- a CDS encoding RHS repeat-associated core domain-containing protein: MDRVAFVDKQLSTFPDSLKDYRELTESKYAEWLDKGPQFLDRPAFFGLSRSIKLGSANATVSVKDDEFESTVAQCPKDGRLLIESKFVSVNDIPVGNITVEVTPKEGGTATSITLDADGKGVYKGLPGKKYFVRVQSSVTKNQLNQLFSSYDGFTAQLKDWLDLEWRKYRPLWPKETLASPYLAQMKGTLIGSWEAIKAAFDGIKRIFEILKDPKQFEKELGESASDLLRLAKETPAMMEKLMLLASDQAALFLILKASGIWLLQLPPSVISGKTAEQISSAIVTILIDILLAIVLTFAAEGSGIAYLGVRLVNYGARVIEAVSGFVKSIFSIVKKFMEAIEHYKKLATRAIAGTFEKGKVKLGWDRQDHAKVGSSEHVDDKSKQSTNHDDKNVACTRETCVNGCPVSMVTGEELLTLTDGQLNGLFPFEWTRLYRTSAAEVDCGLGYGWSHALAQRVQVNDDGIVWTDHENRITNFPLPSEQRSAITNSLAKAAIFIGDDPSELILTQAGERPLFYHFRYNSEGATLIAITDRYRNRLHITRDIHGRIKRVDNGAGRALLIRYDRKHIVSVDYQQFIPADNLEDAWATIQTLVTYRYDEHSRLVEAKNAAGESELYSYNHQNVILERQLAGGASFFWEWENEGKSSRCIHHWANFTQMDARYTWDDNGSVTVTNADGSEEIYTHDDHARLISKVEPGGAEHSNIYDEKGRLVAEKNPLGAITEYQYNDAGRLEAVIPPEDTPTLYDYKFGFVSEVRRGDAIWKYIRNKQGDITQQIDPDGNSTYYSYDDQGRLLEILNQDGSRHRLGWNNLGELLEEQLPDGGKRKYRYDALGRQITRQDETGAITQYQWDAVDRLIQVILPGGASRAFTYNPYGRVTAERDELGRITQYEYADNLHLVSRRINPDGSQLRYRYDNAGLLLTEIENERGEQYHLDYYANGLIQQETGFDGRRTAYEYDLNSQLVKKTEFGDDGSELVTEYQRDASGRLLVKILADGEEIHYSYDGLGRLVNVDDGNWPLAYEYDVQDRLITEHQGWGTTRYEYDSVGQLNHCRLPDGSKLDYRHLPGGRLSSIDLNGSRLTAHQFSAGREQQRQQGLLLSQYQYDEQGRLQAHTVGQRDKNLFQRRYNYDANGNLAGIDDSRKGKRSYHYDPLDRLISVRGATPESFAHDPAGNLLGQNNEGTANLANVKGNRLLMQGDRHYDYDAYGNLIRERRGAGQKLVTEYRYDCQHRLIGVSLPGGSTASYKYDAFGRRIEKTVDGHTTEFLWQGERLIAESAENRYRSYIYEPGSFRPLAMLDGEGPRKATPFYYQLDHLGTPQELTDYSGEIMWSAKYRAYGNLAALDVSEIDNPLRFQGQYFDAETGLHYNRHRYYNPGTGRFLTPDPIKLAGGLNNYQYVPNPTGWVDPLGLSTCPGGENCTPGVGADDAATKPQVNEGDQKAPETGGAARAAQYSANWPKANLNNAVEKFAGNNPIISTTDKGKKIYKNPQNGVEVVEDMNGNYFRVYDPSLPGKRKYLNLDGIVPSNKTLPNGKQTGRSQSEYNEVTHFNKEP, encoded by the coding sequence ATGGATCGCGTTGCCTTTGTTGATAAACAACTCTCTACCTTCCCGGACAGTTTGAAGGACTACCGAGAACTGACTGAAAGCAAATATGCGGAATGGCTGGACAAGGGGCCTCAATTTCTCGATAGACCAGCATTTTTTGGGTTGAGCAGATCCATCAAGCTCGGGAGCGCGAACGCTACTGTCAGTGTGAAAGACGATGAGTTCGAATCCACGGTTGCACAGTGCCCCAAGGATGGCAGACTGCTGATCGAAAGTAAGTTTGTCTCCGTCAACGACATTCCCGTTGGCAATATAACGGTCGAGGTCACTCCCAAAGAAGGCGGCACAGCAACTTCTATCACTCTCGATGCTGATGGAAAAGGTGTTTACAAGGGCTTACCAGGAAAAAAATACTTCGTTCGGGTACAAAGCTCAGTAACAAAAAATCAGCTAAATCAGCTATTTAGCTCCTACGACGGGTTCACCGCACAGTTAAAAGACTGGCTCGACTTAGAATGGAGAAAATACAGACCACTTTGGCCGAAGGAAACACTTGCCTCCCCCTACCTCGCCCAGATGAAGGGAACGCTCATTGGAAGTTGGGAGGCGATCAAGGCAGCATTTGACGGCATTAAGCGAATCTTTGAGATCCTGAAGGATCCGAAACAATTCGAAAAGGAATTGGGAGAAAGCGCGAGCGATTTGTTGAGACTAGCGAAAGAAACACCAGCGATGATGGAAAAGCTGATGTTGCTAGCCAGCGACCAAGCGGCACTTTTTCTTATTCTGAAGGCGTCAGGAATCTGGCTACTACAACTCCCTCCCAGCGTAATATCCGGAAAAACCGCAGAACAAATATCTAGCGCCATCGTAACTATTTTAATAGATATTCTTCTGGCGATCGTTCTCACGTTCGCTGCAGAGGGCTCAGGTATTGCCTACCTCGGCGTGCGCTTGGTTAACTACGGTGCAAGAGTTATCGAAGCTGTCTCTGGGTTTGTAAAATCCATATTCAGTATTGTTAAAAAGTTCATGGAAGCGATCGAGCACTACAAAAAACTCGCTACAAGGGCGATCGCTGGGACTTTTGAAAAGGGCAAGGTCAAACTTGGCTGGGACCGACAAGACCATGCAAAAGTTGGCAGTTCAGAGCATGTTGATGACAAATCAAAACAGTCAACCAACCACGACGATAAAAACGTCGCCTGCACCAGGGAAACTTGTGTTAACGGCTGCCCAGTATCGATGGTTACAGGGGAGGAACTGCTAACGCTTACTGACGGCCAGTTAAATGGACTGTTTCCATTCGAATGGACCCGCCTATATCGTACTAGCGCAGCAGAAGTAGACTGTGGACTAGGCTACGGGTGGAGTCACGCTCTTGCGCAGCGAGTCCAAGTGAATGACGACGGGATTGTCTGGACAGATCATGAAAATCGCATCACCAACTTTCCGCTTCCTAGCGAACAACGGTCAGCAATAACCAATAGCCTAGCAAAAGCGGCTATCTTTATTGGTGATGATCCATCTGAACTCATTCTGACCCAGGCAGGCGAGCGCCCGCTGTTCTATCACTTCAGGTACAACAGCGAAGGCGCAACACTTATTGCAATTACTGACCGGTATCGTAATCGGCTTCATATTACTCGCGATATTCATGGACGAATCAAACGTGTAGATAACGGTGCGGGACGAGCATTATTAATTCGCTATGATCGCAAGCATATTGTATCTGTCGATTATCAGCAGTTCATCCCTGCAGACAACCTGGAAGATGCTTGGGCCACCATTCAAACACTTGTCACTTATCGATACGACGAGCACAGTCGCCTCGTGGAAGCGAAAAACGCCGCGGGTGAAAGTGAGCTTTATTCCTATAACCACCAAAACGTAATTCTCGAAAGGCAACTAGCTGGTGGTGCGAGCTTCTTCTGGGAATGGGAGAACGAAGGAAAATCCTCTCGATGCATCCATCATTGGGCAAACTTTACACAGATGGATGCCCGCTATACTTGGGACGATAATGGAAGCGTCACTGTTACTAACGCTGATGGCAGTGAGGAAATCTACACTCATGACGATCACGCCAGACTCATCAGCAAAGTCGAACCGGGTGGAGCGGAACACAGCAACATCTACGACGAAAAGGGCCGTCTTGTTGCCGAAAAGAATCCATTAGGCGCAATCACGGAATACCAGTACAACGACGCGGGTCGATTGGAAGCAGTAATTCCGCCAGAGGACACACCTACACTTTACGACTACAAATTCGGCTTTGTGTCCGAAGTTCGTCGTGGCGATGCGATCTGGAAATATATACGAAACAAACAAGGTGATATCACTCAACAAATTGATCCCGACGGTAATTCAACGTATTACTCTTACGATGATCAAGGTCGTCTTTTAGAGATTCTAAACCAGGATGGCAGCCGCCATAGGTTAGGTTGGAACAACCTCGGCGAATTGCTTGAAGAGCAGTTACCGGATGGTGGGAAACGTAAATACCGTTACGATGCACTTGGGCGGCAAATCACTCGCCAAGATGAAACGGGCGCCATTACTCAATACCAATGGGATGCCGTTGACCGTCTGATTCAGGTGATCCTACCCGGTGGCGCCAGCCGTGCCTTCACCTATAACCCGTATGGTCGCGTCACCGCCGAGCGAGACGAACTTGGGCGCATTACCCAGTACGAATATGCTGACAACCTGCATCTTGTCAGTCGTCGCATCAATCCGGACGGCAGCCAACTGCGCTACCGCTACGACAATGCGGGACTGCTGCTTACCGAAATAGAGAACGAGCGCGGCGAGCAATATCACCTCGACTACTACGCCAACGGCCTGATCCAACAGGAAACCGGCTTCGACGGTCGTCGCACTGCCTACGAGTACGACCTCAACAGCCAGTTGGTCAAGAAAACCGAATTCGGCGATGACGGCAGCGAACTCGTTACCGAATACCAGCGCGATGCTTCTGGCCGCCTGTTGGTAAAAATCCTCGCCGATGGCGAAGAGATTCACTACAGCTACGACGGACTGGGTCGTCTGGTAAATGTCGACGACGGCAATTGGCCACTCGCCTACGAATACGATGTGCAAGATCGCCTGATCACTGAACACCAAGGCTGGGGCACCACACGTTACGAATATGACAGCGTCGGCCAACTGAACCACTGCCGCCTGCCCGATGGCAGCAAACTTGACTACCGTCACCTGCCCGGCGGACGTCTGAGCAGCATCGACCTCAATGGCTCTCGCCTGACCGCTCACCAGTTCAGCGCCGGACGCGAACAGCAACGCCAACAAGGTCTGCTGCTCAGCCAATACCAGTACGATGAGCAGGGTCGCTTGCAAGCCCACACAGTCGGCCAGCGAGACAAGAACCTGTTTCAGCGTCGATACAACTACGACGCCAACGGCAATCTCGCCGGTATCGATGACAGCCGCAAAGGCAAGCGCAGCTACCACTACGACCCGCTCGACCGACTCATCAGCGTGCGCGGCGCCACACCGGAAAGCTTCGCCCATGATCCGGCCGGTAACCTGCTGGGTCAAAACAACGAAGGCACAGCGAACCTGGCCAACGTCAAAGGCAACCGCCTGCTGATGCAGGGCGACCGCCATTACGACTACGATGCCTACGGCAACCTGATCCGCGAACGCCGTGGTGCCGGCCAGAAACTCGTCACCGAATACCGCTACGACTGCCAGCACCGCCTCATCGGCGTCAGCCTGCCGGGCGGCAGTACCGCATCCTACAAATACGACGCCTTTGGTCGCCGTATCGAAAAAACCGTCGACGGCCACACTACCGAGTTTCTGTGGCAAGGCGAACGATTGATCGCTGAAAGCGCGGAAAACCGCTACCGCAGCTACATTTACGAACCTGGCAGCTTCCGCCCTCTGGCAATGCTCGACGGCGAAGGTCCACGCAAAGCTACGCCGTTCTACTATCAGCTTGATCACCTCGGCACGCCGCAAGAACTCACAGATTACAGCGGCGAGATCATGTGGTCGGCGAAGTACCGCGCCTACGGTAATCTCGCCGCGCTGGACGTCAGCGAGATTGATAATCCGCTGCGCTTCCAAGGTCAGTACTTCGATGCCGAGACGGGGTTACATTACAACCGGCACCGCTACTACAATCCGGGTACTGGGCGTTTTTTGACGCCGGATCCGATCAAGCTCGCGGGTGGGTTGAACAACTATCAGTACGTGCCTAATCCTACGGGTTGGGTGGATCCGCTTGGTCTGAGTACTTGTCCAGGCGGCGAGAATTGTACGCCTGGAGTGGGGGCTGACGATGCTGCAACAAAACCACAAGTAAATGAGGGCGATCAAAAAGCACCTGAGACAGGAGGCGCAGCTCGAGCTGCTCAATACTCTGCAAATTGGCCTAAAGCAAATTTAAATAATGCTGTGGAAAAATTCGCCGGCAACAATCCTATAATCAGCACCACTGATAAGGGTAAGAAAATATACAAAAACCCTCAAAACGGAGTAGAAGTAGTAGAAGACATGAATGGAAACTATTTTAGAGTTTACGACCCCTCACTTCCCGGAAAACGTAAATATCTGAACCTTGACGGAATTGTACCTAGCAACAAAACGCTTCCGAACGGAAAGCAAACAGGCAGATCGCAAAGCGAATACAACGAAGTTACGCACTTTAACAAGGAACCATAG
- a CDS encoding DUF4123 domain-containing protein — MPSDRLTPKDWLAQQPLQTGERLYLVISAASDADALKTLYLTEPTAQLLPIWGGTPYSTWQPVMPYVTELKPNSAFLPWIAETDALDWGWLAVSRAEPNEVFEHLRSLTQVKMPDGTEVFFRFWDGRHIYPILKGLGEKAGEVMPMFERYLINGQTLEVGTRVLPKVKDWPWWEVPKDLLDGLAKDNPTTLIRNLMQWLEEDRPDIYNAWPENNLKLKVSRFVRRPDAPKNLKEALLNHLILEQG; from the coding sequence GTGCCATCTGATCGACTGACACCCAAGGACTGGCTGGCACAACAGCCGCTGCAGACTGGCGAGCGCCTGTATCTGGTCATCAGTGCGGCGAGTGATGCCGACGCGCTGAAAACCCTGTACCTGACCGAACCCACCGCCCAGCTCCTGCCGATCTGGGGCGGCACGCCCTACTCCACCTGGCAACCGGTGATGCCCTACGTCACCGAACTCAAACCGAACTCGGCATTCCTGCCGTGGATCGCCGAAACCGACGCCCTCGACTGGGGCTGGCTGGCGGTCTCACGCGCCGAACCGAACGAGGTGTTCGAACACCTGCGCAGCCTGACCCAGGTGAAGATGCCGGACGGAACTGAGGTGTTTTTCCGGTTCTGGGATGGGCGGCATATCTACCCGATTCTGAAGGGGCTTGGGGAGAAGGCTGGGGAAGTAATGCCGATGTTTGAGCGGTATCTGATTAATGGGCAGACGCTGGAGGTTGGGACACGGGTGTTGCCGAAGGTGAAGGATTGGCCGTGGTGGGAGGTGCCGAAGGATTTGCTGGATGGCTTAGCCAAGGACAACCCGACGACACTGATCCGCAACCTTATGCAGTGGCTGGAAGAAGACCGCCCGGACATTTACAACGCTTGGCCTGAGAACAACCTGAAGCTGAAAGTCAGCCGTTTCGTGCGCCGCCCGGATGCGCCGAAAAACCTTAAAGAAGCACTGTTAAACCACCTGATTCTGGAGCAAGGCTGA
- the tssI gene encoding type VI secretion system tip protein TssI/VgrG — MFAPANETHFALTIEGLSADFQVFTLTGREAISQPFVFEVELVSEQPSLDLETLLHKPAFLQLSPDGSGIHGQIYRAAQGDSGKRLTRYSVTLRPQLSYLAHRVNQRIFQNFTVPKIIGMVLEEHGIQSNAYEFKTGSIYPERIYCVQYDESDLHFIQRLCEEEGIHYHFQHSATAHKLVFGDDQTVFPKLKPVAYQQDSGMVASNPVIKRFDLRLETRTTRTTRRDYDFEKPRLTLESENRGDALPDLEDYDYPGRFIDRERGKHLAKRALERHRSDFQLAEGKSDQPLLVSGHFLALTEHPKAKWNDLWLLTEVLHEGKQPQVLEESVTSDTTALKDDFHQGYRNRFQATPWDVPNRPPLRHPKPRILGSQSAVVTGPKGEEIHCDQYGRVKVQFHWDREGQADDKTSCWLRVSSAWAGAQYGGIAIPRIGMEVLVTFLEGDPDQPLISGCLYHKENTVPYELPANKTRSTFKTLSSMGGGGYNELRIEDKKGQEQIFLHAQRDWDENIEHDQKIRVGNERHDTVEQNSYTEFKAEEHHTVYEDRKVEARANDHLTVGVNQHIKIGTGQFIDAGQEIHLSSGMKVVLEAGAELTLVGGGSFIKIDAGGVTMSGPTININSGGSPGSGTGAAPLMPGILKQADADKAGQVLTPAQINTLKRNAPFCEECEKCKAGACAI, encoded by the coding sequence ATGTTCGCGCCGGCCAATGAAACCCACTTTGCCCTGACCATCGAAGGGCTCTCCGCCGATTTTCAGGTATTCACCCTGACCGGCCGGGAAGCCATCAGCCAGCCTTTTGTGTTCGAGGTGGAGCTGGTCAGTGAGCAGCCGTCGCTGGACCTCGAAACCCTGCTGCACAAGCCGGCCTTTCTGCAGTTGTCGCCCGATGGCAGCGGCATCCACGGCCAGATCTACCGCGCCGCGCAAGGTGACTCGGGCAAACGCCTGACCCGTTATTCGGTGACCCTGCGTCCGCAACTTTCGTACCTGGCGCATCGCGTCAACCAGCGGATCTTCCAGAACTTCACGGTGCCGAAAATCATCGGCATGGTTCTCGAAGAGCACGGCATCCAGAGCAACGCCTACGAATTCAAGACCGGTTCGATCTATCCCGAGCGCATCTACTGCGTGCAATACGATGAATCGGACCTGCATTTCATCCAGCGTCTGTGCGAGGAGGAAGGTATTCACTACCACTTCCAGCACAGCGCTACAGCGCACAAGCTCGTCTTCGGCGATGACCAGACGGTGTTCCCGAAACTCAAGCCTGTGGCCTACCAGCAAGACTCCGGCATGGTCGCCAGCAACCCGGTGATCAAGCGTTTCGACCTGCGCCTGGAAACCCGCACCACCCGCACCACGCGCCGCGATTACGACTTCGAAAAACCGCGCCTGACGCTGGAAAGCGAAAACCGCGGCGACGCCCTGCCCGATCTCGAAGACTACGACTACCCGGGCCGCTTCATCGACCGCGAGCGCGGCAAGCACCTGGCCAAACGCGCCCTCGAACGTCACCGCAGCGACTTCCAGCTCGCCGAAGGCAAGAGTGATCAGCCACTGCTGGTCAGCGGCCATTTCCTCGCCCTGACCGAGCACCCGAAGGCCAAGTGGAACGACCTGTGGCTGCTGACCGAAGTCCTGCACGAAGGCAAGCAGCCGCAAGTGCTGGAAGAGTCGGTGACCAGCGACACCACCGCGCTGAAAGACGATTTCCATCAGGGCTATCGCAACCGCTTTCAGGCGACCCCGTGGGACGTGCCGAACCGTCCACCGCTGCGCCACCCGAAACCGCGCATCCTCGGCAGCCAGAGCGCCGTGGTCACCGGCCCGAAAGGTGAAGAGATCCACTGCGACCAGTACGGTCGGGTCAAAGTGCAATTCCACTGGGACCGCGAAGGCCAGGCCGACGACAAAACCAGCTGCTGGCTGCGCGTCTCCAGTGCCTGGGCCGGCGCCCAGTACGGCGGCATCGCCATCCCGCGTATCGGCATGGAAGTACTGGTCACCTTCCTTGAAGGCGACCCCGATCAACCGCTGATCAGCGGCTGCCTGTACCACAAGGAAAACACCGTCCCGTATGAGCTGCCGGCGAACAAGACCCGCAGCACCTTCAAGACCCTGAGTTCGATGGGTGGCGGTGGCTACAACGAACTGCGCATCGAAGACAAGAAAGGTCAGGAGCAGATCTTCCTCCACGCCCAGCGCGACTGGGACGAGAACATCGAGCACGACCAGAAGATCCGCGTCGGCAACGAACGCCACGACACCGTCGAGCAAAACAGCTACACAGAATTCAAGGCCGAAGAACACCACACCGTCTACGAAGACCGCAAAGTCGAAGCCCGCGCCAACGACCACCTGACCGTGGGCGTCAACCAGCACATCAAGATCGGCACCGGCCAGTTCATCGACGCCGGCCAGGAAATCCACCTGAGCAGCGGCATGAAAGTCGTGCTCGAAGCCGGGGCCGAGCTGACCCTGGTCGGCGGCGGCAGCTTCATCAAGATCGACGCCGGCGGCGTGACCATGAGCGGCCCGACGATCAACATCAACTCCGGCGGCAGCCCCGGCAGCGGCACCGGCGCCGCCCCGCTGATGCCCGGCATCCTCAAACAGGCCGACGCCGACAAGGCCGGCCAAGTCCTGACCCCGGCCCAGATCAACACCCTCAAACGCAACGCGCCGTTCTGCGAAGAATGCGAAAAATGCAAGGCAGGTGCCTGTGCCATCTGA